One Mangifera indica cultivar Alphonso unplaced genomic scaffold, CATAS_Mindica_2.1 Un_0102, whole genome shotgun sequence DNA window includes the following coding sequences:
- the LOC123207765 gene encoding uncharacterized protein LOC123207765: MGKSLPNNKTSLHQLTKTASQLLSKTSTKQTKPTPTIRHKNINNNFKDMESTSDPNIINKADENTRVPLSEVVSDCVKRWFKDTLKEAKAGDINMQVLVGQMYFSGYGVARDAHKGRVWMTRASRTRAAVWKVSYKHPGYNASDSDSDELNGES; this comes from the exons atggGAAAATCGCTCCCCAATAACAAAACCAGTCTACACCAGCTTACAAAGACAGCATCACAACTCCTGAGCAAAACTTCAACAAAACAAACGAAGCCCACTCCCACAATTCGGCACAAGAACATCAACAACAACTTCAAGGACATGGAGAGCACCAGCGACCCGAATATCATCAACAAGGCTGATGAGAACACCCGCGTGCCGCTATCGGAAGTCGTTTCCGATTGCGTCAAGCGGTGGTTTAAAGACACGCTGAAAGAAGCAAAAGCCGGTGACATCAACATGCAGGTTTTGGTGGGCCAGATGTATTTTAGCGGTTACGGTGTTGCAAGAGACGCTCACAAG GGAAGAGTGTGGATGACAAGAGCATCGAGGACTCGAGCGGCGGTTTGGAAAGTTAGTTATAAGCATCCAG GTTATAATGCGAGTGATTCAGATTCAGATGAATTGAATGGAGAATCTTAG